In Planctomycetota bacterium, one DNA window encodes the following:
- a CDS encoding SDR family oxidoreductase: protein MAIQLDFSGKTVVVIGGTSGINRGIADAFARHGAQLAVCSRRQEKVDDTVRALTALDARAVGFTADVREFDQLDAGLARVYEQLGDFDVVVSGAAGNFPALAKDLSPNGFRSVVDIDLRGTFHAMKAIYPRLRKPGASVINISAPQAALPMKAQSHVCAAKAGVDMITRTLALEWGAEGVRINSVMPGPIDQTEGMARLAPDEFARQKVAESVPLGRMGLPVDVANVCLFLASELAGFVTGAVIPADGGWSQNNCGGLGEYLAALAELSAVERRRESARNA from the coding sequence ATGGCCATTCAACTTGACTTCTCCGGCAAAACGGTCGTGGTCATCGGCGGGACCAGCGGGATCAACCGCGGGATTGCCGATGCCTTCGCCCGGCATGGCGCGCAGTTGGCCGTGTGCAGCCGGCGGCAAGAGAAAGTTGACGACACGGTGCGCGCGCTCACCGCCCTGGACGCTCGGGCCGTGGGCTTCACGGCCGACGTGCGCGAGTTTGATCAGCTCGATGCCGGCCTGGCCCGTGTGTACGAGCAACTCGGCGACTTCGACGTGGTCGTCTCGGGCGCGGCGGGCAACTTTCCGGCCTTGGCCAAGGATCTTTCGCCCAACGGCTTTCGCTCGGTCGTCGATATCGACCTGCGCGGCACGTTCCACGCGATGAAGGCGATCTACCCGCGGTTGCGCAAGCCGGGGGCCAGCGTGATCAATATCTCGGCGCCCCAGGCCGCGCTGCCGATGAAGGCCCAGTCGCACGTCTGTGCCGCCAAGGCGGGCGTCGATATGATCACGCGCACGCTCGCGCTCGAATGGGGCGCTGAAGGCGTGCGGATCAATTCGGTCATGCCCGGGCCGATCGACCAGACCGAAGGTATGGCCCGGCTGGCCCCCGACGAGTTCGCCCGACAAAAGGTCGCCGAGAGCGTGCCACTGGGTCGGATGGGGCTGCCCGTCGATGTGGCCAACGTCTGCTTGTTCCTGGCCTCGGAGCTAGCGGGCTTTGTCACCGGGGCGGTCATTCCGGCCGACGGAGGCTGGTCGCAGAACAATTGTGGCGGCCTGGGGGAATACCTGGCCGCCTTGGCCGAACTAAGTGCCGTCGAGCGGCGTAGAGAGTCTGCACGGAACGCTTAA
- a CDS encoding ABC-F family ATP-binding cassette domain-containing protein, which produces MSLLLSGQSLSKSFGGGPLFDAISLDVFAEERLGLIGPNGSGKSTLLKMLAGQIEPDSGRTSRRKGLRVGYLPQVDEFPTGATVEQVIEAALAEQFHEEHERHTQAGIALGKFGFEDRTALADSLSGGWRKRLALARELVQQPEVLLLDEPTNHLDLNGILWLERILQNAPFAFVVVSHDRYLLENVTNRVVELNRAYPQGYFRMAGNYSEFLVKREEFLTSQQRQQEALANLVRREIEWLRRGPPARTTKSQSRIDRAGQMMTNLKALGERNAHSRKIDIDFTDTGRVANKLLTVENLSYAYGDRVLFRDVSFTLAPGDRLGLLGANGSGKTTLMKLVTGQLAPQSGTIKQAKNLSVVWFNQNRDQLDREQTLRQALAPQGDTVKFRDNSVHVTAWAKRFLFREEQLLTPVGKLSGGEQARILIARLMLQPADILLLDEPTNDLDIPSLDVLEEGLSQFPGAIVLITHDRYLLDRLSTMVLGLDGRGGGQVYADYRQCLAAQAEAAAEAEQEATKKAKKPAPQPATKAVKLNYQQQKELDQIQDRIAAAEARVAALHDEVAVVAAGADYKLLTVKSSELNEATAAVETLYARWEELETLRAGK; this is translated from the coding sequence ATGTCGCTTCTCTTAAGTGGTCAATCGCTGAGCAAGTCGTTTGGCGGCGGGCCGTTGTTCGACGCCATCTCGCTCGACGTCTTCGCGGAAGAACGCCTGGGGCTGATCGGCCCCAACGGGTCGGGCAAGTCGACGCTCTTGAAGATGCTGGCTGGCCAGATCGAGCCCGACAGCGGCCGCACCAGCCGCCGCAAGGGACTCCGCGTCGGTTACCTCCCCCAGGTCGATGAATTCCCGACCGGGGCCACAGTCGAGCAGGTGATCGAAGCCGCCCTGGCCGAGCAGTTCCACGAGGAGCACGAGCGGCACACCCAGGCGGGCATCGCGCTGGGCAAGTTCGGCTTCGAGGACCGCACGGCCTTGGCCGATTCGCTGTCGGGCGGGTGGCGCAAGCGGCTGGCGCTGGCCCGCGAGCTGGTGCAACAGCCCGAGGTGTTGCTGCTCGACGAGCCGACCAATCATCTGGACCTCAACGGGATTCTGTGGCTCGAAAGGATTCTGCAGAACGCGCCGTTCGCGTTCGTCGTGGTCAGCCACGATCGTTACCTGCTCGAAAACGTCACCAACCGCGTGGTCGAGTTGAACCGGGCGTATCCGCAAGGCTACTTTCGCATGGCCGGGAACTATAGCGAGTTCCTGGTCAAGCGCGAGGAGTTCCTCACGAGCCAGCAGCGGCAGCAAGAAGCCCTGGCCAATCTGGTGCGGCGCGAGATCGAATGGCTCCGCCGCGGTCCGCCGGCCCGGACGACCAAGAGCCAGTCGCGCATCGACCGGGCCGGGCAGATGATGACCAATCTGAAAGCGCTCGGCGAGCGGAACGCCCATTCACGCAAGATCGACATCGACTTCACCGACACGGGGCGCGTGGCCAACAAGCTGCTCACGGTCGAGAACCTGTCCTATGCTTACGGCGATCGCGTGTTGTTCCGCGACGTCAGCTTCACGCTCGCGCCAGGGGACCGATTGGGTCTGCTGGGCGCGAATGGCAGCGGCAAGACCACGCTGATGAAGCTGGTGACCGGACAGTTGGCCCCGCAGTCGGGCACGATCAAACAGGCCAAGAATCTGTCGGTCGTCTGGTTCAATCAGAACCGCGACCAGCTCGATCGCGAGCAGACGCTGCGCCAGGCCCTGGCCCCGCAAGGGGACACCGTCAAGTTCCGCGACAACTCGGTCCACGTCACGGCCTGGGCCAAGCGATTCCTGTTCCGCGAAGAGCAACTGCTCACGCCCGTCGGTAAGCTTTCCGGCGGCGAGCAGGCGCGAATCCTGATCGCGCGGCTGATGTTGCAGCCGGCCGATATCTTGCTGCTGGACGAGCCGACGAATGATCTCGATATTCCGTCGCTCGATGTGTTGGAAGAGGGCCTGTCGCAGTTTCCCGGCGCGATCGTACTGATCACGCACGATCGGTACCTGCTCGATCGGCTGTCGACGATGGTGCTGGGGCTCGATGGTCGCGGCGGCGGGCAGGTTTACGCCGACTACCGGCAATGCCTGGCCGCCCAGGCCGAGGCCGCCGCCGAAGCCGAACAGGAAGCGACCAAAAAGGCCAAGAAACCGGCCCCCCAGCCCGCGACTAAAGCGGTCAAGTTGAACTATCAACAGCAAAAAGAGCTGGACCAAATCCAAGATCGGATCGCCGCGGCCGAAGCACGGGTAGCGGCCTTGCACGACGAAGTAGCTGTCGTGGCGGCCGGGGCGGACTATAAACTACTGACCGTGAAGAGCAGCGAACTGAACGAAGCCACCGCCGCCGTCGAGACGCTGTACGCACGCTGGGAAGAGCTGGAAACGCTACGAGCGGGTAAGTAA
- a CDS encoding PSD1 domain-containing protein has protein sequence MRMLAPLSRWLGCLLALIVCAFAATVGAAERPPNKLDFSAQVFPLLKRSCFECHGPEKQLGGLRLDRREDLQRGGDSGPTLVAGKPDESEILARVSLPADDPQRMPNRGERWNAGEIATLRRWIAEGAVWPDHVAEQQHWSYVKPVRPAPPAFDIADTNRANKNTHPIDRFVRARLAEEKLPPSPAAEPAVLVRRVYLDLIGIPPSPAEVAKYLNDTRADRYARLVDDLLARPQFGERWARPWLDLARYADSHGFQRDDLREIWAYRDWVIRALNADMPFDQFTIHQVAGDLIDGADDASRIATGFHRNAPTNVEAGSDPEETRINQLIDRVNTTGYVWLGTSLECAQCHDHKYDPFTMRDYYGLLAFFNQTEIEADRNNPKVPGSIRFLGPRMNLADAKVDTQRTELRRELASLDKELDGLKQAAREKLDERLAALAVEAGSKPAEEVMHVDDFDSAGGAAHKVLDDCSVLLVDDAPDKDTYTVVATTDLPNVTAIRLEALTDPSLPGNGPGRGDAERPNFVLNSFKATAGPTNAKPEGDKPVKFADAQADFSQTKYDVAGAIDDNERSAWAINPKFHEPHWAEFTFDKPVSNAGGTRFTFTMVQNFGNGRTIGRLRLAALAGSKRGGEMPADIAKLAKVDAKRRTAPQTDKLVDYLVSQEPAGRKLLERRADVDRRVKLLPQPTTLVMKEVGPARESHLFTRGDFRAPGDKIEPAAPAVLHRLPEGPKNRLTLARWLVDRDNPLVARVTVNRWWAELFGRGLVSTVEDFGIKGEPPSHRELLDWLAVEFMEYGWSTKHVLRRIVTSDTYQQQSYLTPELQARDDQNRLLARGPRVRLDAEAIRDNALAISGLLSLAGGGPPVRPFQPDGLWTKIGGEKIEYVVSPGEAKYRRGVYVVWKRGAPYPSFVNFDATARLACTVKRSRSNTPLQALTLLNDPVYVEAAEALARRVIRERPSAGVDARLVFAFRLCVARAPSVAEAAIMRRLYDDQLRTPASDDTKPPVKLTAQEWAAWRAVATALLNLDETITKG, from the coding sequence ATGCGCATGCTCGCCCCGTTGAGCCGCTGGCTTGGTTGCTTGCTCGCGCTCATTGTCTGCGCATTCGCTGCCACGGTTGGCGCTGCTGAGAGGCCCCCCAACAAGCTCGACTTTTCGGCCCAGGTTTTCCCGCTGCTCAAGCGATCGTGCTTCGAGTGTCATGGCCCCGAGAAGCAACTCGGCGGCCTGCGACTCGATCGGCGCGAAGACCTGCAACGCGGCGGCGACAGCGGCCCGACCCTCGTGGCGGGCAAGCCGGACGAAAGCGAAATCCTGGCCCGCGTCTCGCTACCGGCCGACGATCCGCAGCGAATGCCCAACCGGGGCGAACGATGGAACGCCGGCGAGATTGCCACGCTGCGGCGCTGGATCGCCGAAGGGGCCGTCTGGCCCGATCACGTCGCCGAGCAACAGCACTGGTCCTATGTCAAGCCAGTTCGCCCCGCGCCGCCGGCGTTCGACATTGCCGACACAAATCGCGCAAACAAGAACACCCACCCGATCGATCGCTTCGTTCGCGCACGGCTGGCCGAAGAGAAGCTGCCACCGTCCCCCGCGGCCGAACCGGCCGTCCTGGTGCGGCGCGTTTACTTGGACCTGATCGGCATACCTCCGTCGCCGGCCGAGGTCGCAAAGTACTTGAACGACACGCGCGCGGATCGTTACGCGCGGCTGGTCGACGATTTGCTCGCTCGACCCCAGTTCGGCGAGCGTTGGGCCCGGCCCTGGCTCGATCTGGCCCGCTATGCCGACTCGCACGGGTTTCAACGGGACGACCTGCGCGAAATCTGGGCCTATCGCGACTGGGTGATTCGCGCGCTGAACGCCGATATGCCGTTCGATCAGTTCACCATTCATCAGGTGGCGGGCGACCTGATCGACGGGGCCGACGACGCCTCGCGGATCGCCACCGGTTTTCACCGCAACGCGCCGACCAACGTCGAAGCCGGCAGCGATCCGGAAGAGACCCGAATCAATCAACTGATCGATCGCGTGAATACGACCGGCTATGTCTGGCTGGGGACGTCGCTCGAATGCGCCCAGTGCCACGACCACAAGTACGATCCCTTCACCATGCGCGACTACTACGGCTTGCTCGCGTTCTTCAACCAGACCGAAATCGAGGCCGACCGCAACAACCCCAAGGTGCCCGGCTCGATTCGGTTCCTGGGGCCGCGGATGAATCTGGCCGACGCCAAGGTCGACACCCAGCGAACCGAGCTGCGCCGCGAGCTAGCCTCGCTCGACAAAGAGTTGGATGGTCTGAAACAAGCCGCGCGCGAGAAACTTGACGAGCGCCTGGCGGCCCTCGCGGTCGAAGCCGGCAGCAAACCCGCCGAAGAGGTGATGCACGTCGACGATTTCGACTCGGCGGGCGGCGCGGCGCACAAGGTGTTGGACGATTGCTCGGTGCTGTTGGTGGACGACGCGCCGGACAAGGACACCTACACCGTCGTGGCGACGACCGATCTACCGAACGTGACGGCCATCCGGCTCGAAGCGCTGACCGATCCGTCGCTACCCGGCAACGGTCCCGGGCGCGGCGACGCCGAGCGGCCGAACTTCGTGCTGAACTCGTTCAAGGCGACAGCTGGCCCGACGAACGCCAAACCCGAAGGTGACAAGCCAGTGAAGTTCGCCGACGCCCAGGCTGATTTCTCGCAGACCAAGTACGACGTGGCCGGAGCGATCGACGACAACGAGCGATCGGCGTGGGCGATCAATCCCAAGTTCCACGAGCCTCACTGGGCCGAGTTCACGTTCGACAAGCCCGTGAGCAACGCGGGCGGGACGCGGTTCACGTTCACGATGGTGCAAAATTTCGGCAACGGCCGCACGATTGGTCGCTTGCGATTGGCGGCGCTGGCGGGCTCGAAGCGTGGCGGCGAGATGCCAGCCGACATCGCCAAGCTGGCGAAAGTCGATGCTAAGAGGCGGACCGCTCCCCAGACCGACAAGCTGGTCGATTACTTGGTCAGCCAGGAGCCGGCCGGACGCAAGTTGCTCGAGCGGCGGGCCGACGTCGATCGCCGCGTGAAGCTGCTGCCGCAGCCGACGACCCTGGTGATGAAAGAAGTCGGCCCAGCGCGCGAGAGCCACCTGTTCACGCGCGGCGATTTCCGCGCGCCGGGGGACAAGATCGAACCCGCCGCGCCGGCCGTGCTGCACCGGCTGCCCGAGGGGCCAAAGAACCGACTCACGCTGGCACGCTGGCTGGTCGATCGGGACAATCCCTTGGTCGCGCGAGTGACAGTCAATCGCTGGTGGGCCGAGTTGTTCGGTCGCGGCCTGGTCAGCACGGTCGAAGATTTCGGCATCAAGGGGGAACCGCCGTCTCATCGCGAGTTGCTCGACTGGCTGGCGGTCGAGTTCATGGAGTACGGCTGGTCGACCAAGCACGTGCTGCGGAGGATCGTCACGTCGGACACTTACCAGCAGCAGTCGTACCTGACACCCGAGTTGCAGGCCCGCGATGATCAGAACCGGTTGCTGGCACGCGGCCCACGGGTGCGGCTCGACGCCGAGGCGATTCGGGACAACGCCCTGGCGATCTCGGGCTTGTTGAGCCTGGCCGGTGGCGGCCCGCCGGTGCGGCCGTTTCAACCTGACGGGCTGTGGACCAAGATCGGCGGCGAAAAGATCGAGTACGTCGTCAGCCCCGGCGAGGCCAAGTACCGCCGCGGGGTTTACGTCGTCTGGAAGCGCGGCGCGCCGTACCCCAGCTTTGTCAATTTCGACGCCACGGCCCGATTGGCCTGCACCGTCAAGCGGTCGCGCAGCAACACGCCGCTCCAGGCGCTCACGCTGTTGAACGACCCGGTCTATGTCGAAGCGGCCGAGGCACTGGCCCGCCGCGTGATCCGCGAGCGGCCAAGCGCCGGTGTCGACGCGCGGCTCGTCTTTGCCTTTCGATTGTGCGTGGCCCGCGCGCCGAGCGTGGCCGAAGCGGCGATCATGCGCCGGTTGTACGACGATCAGTTGCGCACACCGGCCAGTGACGACACCAAGCCGCCGGTAAAACTGACGGCCCAAGAATGGGCCGCCTGGCGCGCCGTGGCTACGGCGCTACTGAATCTGGACGAGACGATTACCAAGGGGTAG
- a CDS encoding DUF1501 domain-containing protein yields MPAESINHVARRAFLQRCGLNLGGWALGTLLAGEAMGATPAAASNDPLAARKPHFTPRAKRVIYLHMIGAPSQLDLFEPKPELVKRDGEVCPEELLKGRRFAFIGGQMTLAGSQFKFQQHGQAGHTLSELLPNLAGEADNLAFVHSLHTEEINHAPAQMFLHTGFGRGGRPSFGSWVTYGLGSENADLPAYVVLVSGPTGGAGTSMWSSGFLPSVYQGIQFRSTGDAVLFLSNAEGVTREDRGRVIGAINQLNQLQLDKVGDGEIATRIRQYEMAFRMQMSVPELVEIGQESPTTLADYGAEPGKASFANNCLLARRLIERGVRLVELYDSDWDHHANLANALPAKCKNVDRPMAALIRDLKQRGLLDDTLVIWASEFGRTPLRQGISGDGAATKPGRDHHKDAYTAWLCGGGIKPGVSFGKTDEFGFSVAEQGVHVHDLNATVLHLLGIDHERLTYKYQGREFRLTDVAGRVVRELLA; encoded by the coding sequence ATGCCGGCTGAATCGATCAATCACGTCGCGCGGCGCGCGTTCTTGCAACGGTGCGGGTTGAACCTGGGGGGCTGGGCGCTCGGGACGTTGTTGGCGGGCGAGGCGATGGGGGCGACGCCGGCGGCCGCGTCGAACGATCCGCTCGCCGCGCGCAAGCCCCACTTCACGCCTCGGGCGAAGCGCGTGATCTATCTGCACATGATCGGCGCGCCGTCGCAGCTCGATCTGTTCGAGCCCAAGCCCGAGTTGGTCAAACGGGACGGCGAGGTCTGCCCCGAGGAACTGTTGAAAGGTCGCCGGTTCGCGTTCATCGGCGGGCAAATGACGCTGGCCGGCTCGCAATTCAAGTTTCAGCAGCACGGCCAGGCCGGCCACACGCTGAGCGAGTTGCTGCCGAACCTGGCCGGCGAGGCGGACAACCTGGCGTTCGTTCACTCGCTGCACACCGAGGAAATCAATCACGCCCCGGCCCAGATGTTCCTGCACACCGGCTTTGGCCGCGGCGGGCGGCCGAGCTTTGGCTCGTGGGTCACCTATGGACTGGGGAGCGAGAACGCCGATCTGCCGGCCTATGTCGTGCTGGTCAGCGGGCCGACCGGCGGCGCTGGCACGTCGATGTGGTCGTCGGGCTTTTTGCCTAGCGTCTATCAAGGGATTCAGTTCCGATCGACCGGCGACGCGGTGTTGTTCCTGTCGAATGCCGAAGGGGTGACGCGCGAAGATCGCGGCCGCGTGATTGGCGCGATCAACCAGTTGAATCAACTGCAACTCGACAAGGTCGGCGACGGCGAGATCGCCACGCGAATTCGCCAGTACGAAATGGCGTTTCGCATGCAGATGAGCGTGCCCGAGCTGGTGGAGATTGGCCAGGAATCGCCGACGACCTTGGCCGACTATGGGGCCGAGCCGGGCAAGGCGTCGTTCGCGAACAATTGCCTGCTGGCGCGGCGGCTGATTGAGCGGGGCGTGCGGCTGGTCGAGCTGTACGACAGCGATTGGGACCATCACGCCAACCTGGCCAACGCCTTGCCGGCCAAGTGCAAGAACGTCGATCGGCCGATGGCGGCGCTGATTCGCGATCTGAAACAGCGTGGGCTGCTGGACGATACGCTGGTCATCTGGGCCAGCGAGTTCGGTCGCACGCCGCTGCGGCAAGGAATCTCGGGCGACGGCGCCGCGACCAAGCCGGGGCGCGATCATCACAAGGACGCCTACACCGCCTGGCTGTGCGGCGGCGGAATCAAGCCGGGCGTTTCGTTCGGCAAGACCGACGAGTTCGGCTTCAGCGTGGCCGAGCAAGGAGTACACGTCCACGACCTGAACGCGACGGTACTGCACCTGCTGGGCATCGATCACGAACGATTGACGTACAAGTACCAGGGTCGCGAGTTCCGCCTGACCGATGTGGCGGGCCGAGTGGTGCGCGAACTGCTTGCATGA
- a CDS encoding DUF3592 domain-containing protein, which produces MSWPFLKGTGSTIAAQSWQATPCVITQLNVETNYKGNSRLRVEFEYQVGQQTYRSKRRDFFADMFTSERWMLRGDLGPGMQATCYVDPAKPENAVLDRGLAWPMLFGLIPLMFFGLFGLCSLASFFVLYRLFRMRRAASMILFLAAVATPGAIRAEDDALRGQCRDALKRAATYYRTRAASHGGYVYYYSEDFTQRWGEGRADADTIFVQPPGTPTVGMAYLRAYQATFDQFYRDAAQEAAEALVNGQLQSGGWTQTIHFASAKRLGKYRHGRGGDWNASTLDDDQTQSALRLLMHVDRALGFKHAAIHEAATYGLDALLKAQFPNGAFPQVWTAPVKPQPILAAKYPDYDWRTEGRLKNYWDYYTLNDGLAGTVADVLIDADTIYQDDRYRAALRKLGDFLLLAQMPEPQPAWCQQYNYEMQPIWARKFEPPAVTAWESQDVLETLIKISRVLEDKKFLEPIPRALAYLRKCELKEGQVARYYELKTNRPLYMNSAYELTHDDRDLPPHYGWKQVSRLSEIEQAYQTAKDGGAVAAKLTPVRERAEQTLKELDAEGRWVSTFNGERLVGQPKFQPGFRYLSSEAFARNIEAICAWLETLPNTK; this is translated from the coding sequence ATGTCCTGGCCCTTTCTCAAGGGCACTGGGAGTACCATCGCAGCACAATCGTGGCAGGCCACTCCTTGTGTCATCACGCAGTTGAATGTCGAAACGAACTACAAGGGCAATTCGCGTTTGCGCGTCGAGTTCGAATATCAGGTCGGACAGCAGACCTATCGCTCGAAACGACGAGATTTTTTCGCCGACATGTTCACGAGCGAGCGTTGGATGCTCCGTGGCGACCTGGGGCCGGGCATGCAAGCCACCTGCTACGTCGATCCGGCCAAGCCGGAGAATGCGGTTCTCGATCGTGGTCTGGCTTGGCCGATGTTATTTGGCCTGATTCCCTTGATGTTCTTTGGACTCTTTGGCCTGTGTTCCCTCGCCAGTTTCTTCGTCTTGTACAGGCTGTTCCGAATGCGGCGTGCGGCATCGATGATTCTGTTTCTGGCGGCCGTCGCGACGCCCGGCGCGATCCGCGCTGAAGACGATGCCTTGCGCGGCCAATGCCGCGACGCGCTTAAGCGTGCTGCCACCTATTATCGCACCCGCGCGGCCAGCCACGGCGGCTACGTCTATTACTACAGCGAAGACTTCACGCAGCGTTGGGGCGAAGGCCGGGCCGACGCCGACACGATCTTTGTCCAGCCGCCGGGCACGCCGACCGTGGGGATGGCGTACCTGCGGGCGTATCAGGCGACATTTGACCAGTTTTATCGCGACGCCGCGCAAGAAGCGGCCGAGGCGCTGGTCAATGGCCAGTTGCAGTCCGGGGGCTGGACCCAGACGATTCATTTTGCGTCGGCAAAGCGGCTGGGCAAGTATCGCCATGGCCGCGGCGGCGACTGGAACGCCTCGACACTTGATGACGATCAGACGCAATCGGCGTTGCGGCTCTTGATGCACGTCGATCGCGCGCTCGGCTTCAAGCACGCGGCTATTCACGAGGCGGCTACGTATGGGCTCGACGCGTTGCTGAAGGCCCAATTTCCTAACGGCGCGTTCCCACAAGTCTGGACCGCGCCGGTCAAGCCGCAACCGATCCTCGCGGCCAAGTATCCCGATTACGACTGGCGAACCGAGGGGCGGCTGAAGAACTACTGGGACTACTACACGTTGAACGACGGCCTGGCTGGCACGGTGGCCGACGTGCTGATCGACGCCGACACAATCTATCAAGACGATCGTTACCGGGCAGCGCTGCGCAAGCTCGGCGACTTCCTACTGTTGGCCCAGATGCCCGAGCCGCAGCCCGCCTGGTGCCAGCAGTACAACTACGAGATGCAGCCCATCTGGGCGCGCAAGTTCGAACCGCCGGCGGTGACGGCCTGGGAAAGCCAGGACGTGCTCGAGACACTCATCAAGATTTCGCGGGTGCTGGAAGACAAGAAGTTTCTGGAACCGATTCCTCGCGCGCTCGCCTACCTGCGGAAGTGCGAATTGAAAGAGGGCCAGGTGGCGCGCTATTACGAGTTGAAGACCAACCGGCCGCTGTACATGAACTCGGCCTACGAGTTGACGCACGACGATCGCGACCTGCCGCCGCATTACGGCTGGAAACAGGTGTCGCGACTGAGCGAGATTGAACAGGCTTACCAGACCGCCAAAGATGGGGGCGCCGTCGCGGCAAAGCTAACGCCGGTGCGCGAGCGCGCCGAGCAGACGCTCAAGGAACTCGACGCCGAAGGGCGCTGGGTGTCGACATTCAACGGCGAACGACTGGTCGGCCAGCCGAAGTTCCAACCCGGTTTCAGGTACCTGTCGAGCGAAGCCTTTGCCCGCAATATCGAGGCGATTTGCGCGTGGCTGGAGACACTTCCGAATACTAAGTAA
- a CDS encoding amino acid permease gives MEDERSQVTTLPRVLGPLDACTVVVGSVIGSGIFLKPGIAAAELPNFGPIVCVWIFVGLVTLCGSLALAELAAMLPHAGGPYIYLREAYGKLPAFLWGWTEFWVIRTGSIGALSTATAIYLGQFAPLSRLHQEAVAVGLVLTLSAINIVSTRWVARVQNITTVLKLGFLGLIIIAPYALGSAHREYLQPLFPAQVDMSLWRGLGMAMVAVMWPYDGWINIAPVAEEIRDPHRNLPLAIILGMGVVISVYVAANVSYHLTLPHQEIAQSGAVVFDLFRALLGSEAARWVALGVMCSTFGAVNANVLTGPRIYLAMARDGLLPRAVHQVHSRYETPANAIVLQGVWATLLIVGTFHFSEAPKDAFNKLTDFVIFGGSVFYALAVAAVFVLRRRRPELKRPYRTWGYPVTPALYLLTFGGALVSLLLNSPGESLAGTMLIVAGVPFFVWMQRRTN, from the coding sequence ATGGAGGACGAGCGTTCCCAGGTAACTACATTGCCGCGCGTGCTCGGGCCGCTCGATGCATGCACCGTGGTGGTTGGTTCGGTGATCGGCAGCGGCATCTTTCTCAAGCCTGGGATCGCGGCCGCCGAGTTGCCCAACTTCGGGCCGATCGTTTGTGTGTGGATCTTCGTCGGACTGGTTACGCTGTGTGGCAGTCTGGCGCTGGCCGAGCTGGCTGCCATGTTGCCGCACGCGGGCGGCCCGTACATCTATCTGCGCGAGGCCTATGGCAAGCTGCCGGCGTTCTTGTGGGGCTGGACCGAGTTCTGGGTGATTCGCACCGGCTCGATTGGCGCGCTGTCAACCGCGACGGCGATTTACCTGGGCCAGTTCGCGCCCCTCAGCCGCTTACACCAAGAAGCCGTCGCCGTGGGCCTGGTCCTGACGCTTAGCGCCATCAACATTGTCAGCACCCGCTGGGTGGCGCGGGTGCAGAACATTACCACGGTGCTCAAGCTGGGGTTCTTGGGGCTGATCATCATTGCCCCCTATGCGCTAGGAAGCGCGCACCGCGAATACCTACAGCCGCTATTCCCGGCGCAGGTTGACATGTCGCTGTGGCGCGGACTGGGGATGGCCATGGTGGCGGTGATGTGGCCCTACGATGGTTGGATCAACATCGCGCCCGTCGCCGAAGAGATTCGCGACCCGCACCGAAATCTGCCGCTGGCGATCATCCTGGGCATGGGCGTGGTGATCAGCGTTTATGTGGCGGCCAACGTGTCGTACCACCTGACCTTGCCACATCAGGAGATCGCGCAAAGCGGCGCGGTCGTGTTCGATCTGTTTCGCGCGCTGCTGGGAAGCGAAGCAGCCCGCTGGGTGGCGCTGGGAGTGATGTGCTCGACATTCGGCGCGGTGAACGCCAACGTACTGACCGGGCCGAGAATCTATCTGGCGATGGCCCGCGATGGTTTGTTGCCGCGAGCGGTCCACCAGGTACACTCGCGCTACGAGACACCCGCGAATGCGATTGTGCTGCAGGGAGTTTGGGCAACCTTGTTGATCGTGGGGACGTTTCACTTTTCCGAGGCACCGAAAGACGCATTCAACAAGCTGACCGATTTCGTGATCTTTGGCGGCTCGGTGTTCTATGCCCTGGCGGTGGCGGCAGTGTTTGTGTTGCGCCGACGTCGACCTGAACTGAAGCGGCCGTATCGCACCTGGGGTTATCCCGTGACGCCGGCGTTGTATTTGCTGACCTTTGGTGGCGCGTTAGTAAGCCTGCTGCTTAACTCCCCAGGCGAATCGCTTGCTGGCACGATGTTGATCGTGGCCGGCGTGCCGTTTTTTGTCTGGATGCAACGGCGCACTAATTAA